Proteins encoded by one window of Juglans regia cultivar Chandler chromosome 15, Walnut 2.0, whole genome shotgun sequence:
- the LOC108993181 gene encoding autophagy-related protein 11-like: MSSSITDGLVHGGKLLVHIAENGHSFELDCDETTPVEAVMRFVESVSMISLSDQLVLCLDMKLEPQRPLSAYKLPSDDREVFIFNKGRLQTNSPLPPPEQVDILDIADPPSPSSSHNPHPLDGASDPALKALPSYERQFRYHYHRGHVVYSRSQVKYENCERLLREKKVQERALEVAKGNLDQYYKMISQNYMDFMKRYSQQNRIHSDLLMNFGRDMEKLRSIKLPPALQTATRKCLLDFVKEENLRKSADNCSSSHKQFENKVSQFKQMFGEVKRKVEELFASRTSFPTRNLEVMIKEHQQYLSEQKSILQSLGKDVNTVKKLVDDCLSCQLSSSLRPHDAVSALGPMYDVHDKNHLPRMQACDRAVSKLQDFCRDKKNEMNIFVHNYMQKIAYVSYVIKDAKLQFPVFREAMVRQDDLFMDLKLVRGIGPAYRACLAEVVRRKASMKLYMGMAGQLAERLASKREVEVRRREEFLKLYSSYIPRDVLASIGLYDSPNQCDVNIAPFDTGLLDIDISDLDRYAPEYLAGLPSKSDKHGSLKGPFPLSNDSSHSSEAEEFSLGTAEKYDSEELLESCELVEIAGTSKMEVENAKLKAELASAIALICSHCPDFEYESLDDDKLDSILKNAAEKTAEALHLKDEYGKHLTSMLRTKEMQCESYEKRIQELEQRLSDQYAKGQKLSNREDTVDFSLLAEKADDGKPEILGSGGHMPCISTSEPMDEVSCISNPLDAKLGQSGKAREGVDENMMDSSGTQNPQVGSSMVEPHREELLLSDKEGKDKMVGQLGMSFTNSYTAESMPEPLTVSPSDTPIESGLDSKVSSDLLLELQSSLADKSDQLTETENKLNATMEEVSLLRRELEASRKLLDESQMNCAHLENCLHEAREEAQTHLCAADRRASEYSALRASALKMRGVFERLRSSVHAPGGVAAFAESLHTLAQSLANSINDNEDEDTANFRKCVRVLAEKVSFLLRHRQELLSKYLKVEAANEQLRKELEEKKELVKTLYTKHQLEKQANKERISFGRLEVHEIAAFVLNPNGHYEAISRNCSNYYLSAESVALFADHLPNRSNYIVGQIVHIECQTVKPMPPTPTRHEHGRVDQTDYLTSDLGTDRLILNSGSTLNPYGLPIGCEYFVVTIAMLPDTTIHSASPS; encoded by the exons ATGAGTTCATCTATAACTGACGGTTTGGTTCATGGAGGCAAGCTTCTGGTTCATATTGCTGAGAACGGGCACTCGTTTGAGCTCGACTGTGATGAAACCACACCAGTCGAGGCGGTCATGCGCTTCGTCGAGTCCGTGTCGATGATTAGTTTGAGTGACCAGCTTGTTCTCTGTCTGGATATGAAACTCGAGCCGCAGCGGCCGCTTTCAGCGTATAAACTTCCTTCGGATGACCGGGAAGTCTTCATATTCAATAAGGGAAGATTGCAAACCAATTCGCCGCTGCCTCCGCCTGAGCAAGTTGATATTCTGGATATTGCGGATCCTCCGTCACCGTCCTCTTCACATAATCCCCATCCTTTGGATGGTGCTTCTGATCCTGCCTTGAAGGCTTTACCTTCGTATGAGCGGCAATTCAGGTACCATTACCACCGTGGGCATGTTGTTTATAGTCGTAGCCAAGTGAAATATGAGAACTGTGAGAGACTTTTGAGGGAGAAAAAGGTTCAAGAGAGGGCATTGGAGGTTGCTAAGGGTAATCTGGATCAGTACTATAAGATGATTAGCCAAAACTACATGGATTTCATGAAGCGTTATTCACAACAGAACCGGATACATTCGGATCTCCTGATGAATTTTGGGAGGGACATGGAGAAATTGAGATCCATCAAACTTCCCCCTGCTTTACAGACTGCCACTCGCAAGTGCTTGCTGGATTTTGTGAAGGAAGAGAACTTGCGGAAATCAGCTGATAATTGTAGCAGCTCCCACAAGCAGTTTGAGAACAAGGTTTCACAGTTTAAGCAAATGTTCGGTGAAGTGAAACGCAAGGTCGAGGAATTGTTTGCTAGCAGGACTTCTTTTCCTACCAGAAATTTGGAGGTGATGATTAAGGAGCACCAGCAATACCTCAGCGAACAAAAGAGTATACTACAATCTTTGGG CAAAGATGTCAATACAGTGAAGAAACTTGTGGACGACTGTCTGTCCTGCCAGTTATCTTCATCACTCCGTCCTCATGATGCAGTTTCAGCCTTGGGTCCCATGTATGATGTCCATGACAAGAATCACCTGCCTAGGATGCAGGCTTGTGATCGTGCGGTTTCTAAGCTGCAAGATTTTTGTAGGGATAAGAAGAATGAAATGAATATCTTTGTGCATAATTACATGCAAAAGATAGCCTATGTCTCTTATGTCATCAAAGATGCTAAGTTACAGTTTCCCGTTTTTAGAGAGGCAATGGTGCGTCAGGATGATCTGTTTATGGACTTGAAGTTAGTCCGTGGAATTGGCCCAGCCTATAGAGCCTGCCTTGCAGAAGTTGTGAGACGAAAGGCTTCTATGAAGCTTTACATGGGCATGGCAGGGCAATTGGCTGAAAGGCTTGCCTCAAAGAGAGAGGTTGAGGTGAGGAGACGTGAGGAGTTCTTGAAGCTTTATAGTTCTTACATACCTAGGGATGTATTAGCATCCATCGGCTTATATGATAGCCCCAATCAGTGTGATGTCAATATAGCTCCTTTTGACACTGGTTTGCTTGATATTGACATTTCAGACCTGGATCGATATGCTCCCGAATATTTGGCAGGACTTCCTTCGAAGAGTGATAAGCATGGAAGCTTAAAAGGTCCATTTCCTTTGTCTAATGATAGTTCTCATTCCTCTGAAGCTGAAGAGTTTTCTTTGGGGACAGCTGAGAAATATGACTCCGAGGAGCTTCTTGAAAGCTGTGAATTGGTTGAGATTGCTGGAACTAGCAAAATGGAAGTTGAGAATGCAAAACTAAAAGCTGAACTTGCTTCTGCAATTGCCTTGATTTGTTCCCACTGCCCTGATTTTGAATATGAATCACTCGATGATGATAAACTAGATAGTATATTGAAGAATGCTGCAGAAAAGACAGCTGAAGCCTTACATCTGAAAGATGAATATGGGAAACATCTTACATCTATGCTTAGGACGAAGGAGATGCAGTGCGAGTCGTATGAGAAACGCATTCAAGAATTGGAGCAGAGATTGTCTGATCAATATGCAAAAGGGCAGAAGCTCTCAAATCGGGAAGATACAGTTGACTTTTCCCTTTTGGCTGAGAAGGCTGATGATGGCAAGCCAGAAATTTTGGGCAGTGGAGGTCACATGCCTTGCATATCTACTTCTGAGCCCATGGATGAGGTTTCTTGTATCTCAAATCCTTTGGACGCAAAACTGGGGCAATCAGGCAAAGCTCGTGAGGGGGTGGATGAGAATATGATGGATTCCTCTGGAACACAAAACCCTCAGGTTGGTTCCTCAATGGTGGAGCCACACCGTGAAGAACTGCTACTTAGTGATAAAGAAGGGAAAGATAAAATGGTGGGACAGTTGGGCATGTCCTTTACAAACAGTTATACTGCTGAGAGCATGCCTGAACCTCTGACTGTTTCCCCCTCTGACACACCAATTGAGTCGGGTTTGGATTCCAAAGTCAGCAGTGATCTTTTGTTGGAATTACAAAGTTCACTTGCAGATAAGTCTGACCAATTGACTGAAACTGAAAATAAGCTTAACGCTACCATGGAGGAGGTTTCCTTGCTTAGGAGGGAGTTGGAAGCGAGTCGGAAGCTCCTCGATGAATCCCAG ATGAATTGTGCACACTTGGAGAATTGTTTGCATGAAGCAAGGGAGGAAGCCCAGACCCATCTTTGTGCGGCTGACCGGAGGGCCTCGGAGTATAGTGCTCTGCGTGCCTCCGCTTTGAAAATGCGTGGTGTTTTTGAACGACTTCGGAGCTCTGTTCATGCACCAGGTGGAGTGGCTGCCTTTGCAGAGTCCCTGCATACTTTGGCTCAATCTTTGGCCAA TTCCATCAATGATAATGAAGATGAGGATACTGCCAATTTTAGAAAATGTGTCCGAGTCCTTGCAGAGAAAGTTAGTTTCTTGTTGAGGCACCGTCAAGAGCTACTCAGCAAATACCTAAAGGTTGAAGCTGCGAATGAACAGTTGAGGAAAGAAttggaagagaagaaagaactGGTTAAAACTTTATACACCAAGCATCAACTCGAGAAGCAG GCAAACAAAGAGAGAATATCTTTTGGCCGCTTAGAGGTTCATGAGATAGCTGCATTTGTTCTTAACCCAAACGGGCACTATGAAGCTATCAGTCGGAATTGCTCAAACTACTACTTGTCTGCTGAATCTGTGGCCTTGTTTGCTGACCATCTCCCAAACCGTTCTAACTACATTGTTGGGCAGATTGTTCATATCGAATGTCAAACTGTGAAGCCGATGCCGCCTACTCCAACACGGCATGAGCATGGTAGAGTGGATCAAACGGATTACCTAACCTCTGATCTGGGAACTGATCGGTTGATCTTGAATTCAGGATCAACTCTGAATCCGTATGGTCTCCCCATTGGCTGTGAATACTTTGTAGTGACAATAGCCATGTTACCTGATACCACCATTCATTCAGCATCTCCTTCCTGA
- the LOC108993219 gene encoding uncharacterized protein LOC108993219 isoform X1, whose protein sequence is MVQSTKSVNLRPESETTPPTTASCRDKPVKLEIEDPLEEEHGPLTKRSKRSQASQEQCSYGSNAFPIPPSQYNPLDEPSPLGLQLRKSPSLLDLIQMKLSQGSGSSTGAVTSESFNAITKKESKGTAVSSSTDKLKASNFPASLLRIGSWEYKSRYEGDLVAKCYFAKHKLVWEVLEGGLKSKIEIQWSDIMALKASCPDNAPGTLNVVLARQPLFFRETNPQPRKHTLWQATADFTDGQASMHRQHYLQCPQGSLNKHFEKLIQCDMRLNFLSQQPERVLDSPYFEPRPSVFEDPEESKDHSFDKVDSGQGSMSGFQDVASPTTTQSSSWKIEQKLDSSGLTLESRLREIPSPSSVMDIRAIEGNGTSEAVDSMGPGNRDQIKLTGLHPSMSVSDLMSHIGQCISEQMTSGTLPTADEGSESHEILADIAQYLLNDNQLTSTSDEKSLMSRVNSLCCLLQKDSASVQNSQGNGESCTDGLDGGTGVEVKHKPEQMHDAKYRADLKVYEADTRDVSGSKQVPAMSRKDSFGDLLLQLPRIASLPKFLFNISEDDGGSKSR, encoded by the exons ATGGTGCAGTCGACGAAATCCGTGAATCTCAGGCCAGAGTCTGAAACGACACCGCCGACGACGGCGTCGTGTCGTGACAAGCCGGTGAAGTTGGAGATCGAGGACCCGTTGGAAGAAGAGCACGGGCCACTCACTAAGCGCTCGAAGCGTTCTCAGGCTTCTCAAGAG CAATGTAGTTATGGAAGTAATGCATTCCCTATCCCTCCTTCACAATACAACCCGCTTGATGAGCCTAGCCCGTTGGGTTTGCAGCTGAGGAAAAGCCCATCGCTCTTAGATTTAATTCAGATGAAGCTTTCTCAAGGGAGTGGTTCTAGTACAGGAGCTGTGACGAGTGAAAGTTTCAATGCAATAACTAAAAAGGAAAGTAAAGGAACTGCTGTATCAAGTAGTACTGACAAGCTAAAGGCTTCAAATTTTCCAGCTTCCCTTCTGAGGATTGGGAGTTGGGAG TATAAATCAAGATATGAAGGCGATTTAGTAGCAAAGTGTTACTTTGCCAAGCATAAGCTTGTTTGGGAAGTTCTTGAAGGTGGTCTGAAAAGTAAAATAGAAATCCAATGGTCAGATATTATGGCTCTGAAGGCCAGTTGTCCTGATAATGCACCTGGTACATTAAACGTCGTG TTAGCTAGACAGCCCCTTTTCTTCAGGGAGACCAACCCTCAGCCTAGAAAGCACACCTTATGGCAGGCTACTGCAGATTTCACAGATGGGCAGGCTAGCATGCACAG GCAACATTATCTGCAATGCCCGCAAGGCTCGTTAAACAAGCATTTTGAAAAGCTTATCCAGTGTGACATGCGCCTTAACTTCTTAAGCCAACAGCCAGAGAGAGTTTTGGATTCACCATACTTTGAACCACGGCCCTCTGTTTTTGAAGACCCAGAAGAATCTAAAGATCATAGTTTTGATAAAGTGGATAGTGGTCAAGGATCCATGTCTGGTTTCCAGGATGTAGCATCACCAACTACTACACAATCTTCTTCATGGAAGATCGAACAGAAACTGGATTCTTCTGGTTTGACATTGGAAAGTCGGTTACGAGAAATTCCTTCCCCCAGTTCAG TGATGGACATTCGTGCAATTGAAGGTAATGGAACTTCCGAAGCAGTTGATTCCATGGGTCCAGGAAACCGGGACCAGATAAAACTGACTGGGCTCCATCCGTCCATGTCAGTGagtgatttaatgagccatattGGACAATGTATCTCAGAACAGATGACTTCTGGAACTCTACCAACTGCTGATGAAGGCTCGGAATCTCATGAAATACTGGCGGACATTGCTCAGTACCTGCTCAACGACAATCAGTTAACTAGCACTTCTGATGAGAAATCCCTCATGTCAAGGGTCAATTCCCTCTGTTGCCTTCTGCAGAAGGACTCTGCTTCAGTCCAGAATTCCCAGGGTAATGGGGAAAGTTGCACCGATGGACTTGATGGTGGAACCGGCGTTGAAGTTAAGCACAAGCCTGAACAAATGCATGATGCTAAATATAGAGCTGATTTGAAGGTTTATGAAGCGGACACAAGGGATGTATCTGGCAGCAAGCAGGTACCAGCTATGTCAAGGAAAGATTCCTTTGGGGACCTGCTGCTCCAGCTCCCAAGAATTGCATCCCTCCCAAAGTTCTTGTTTAACATTTCAGAAGATGATGGTGGGAGTAAATCTAGATAG
- the LOC108993236 gene encoding 50S ribosomal protein L35, chloroplastic-like, with amino-acid sequence MACATLTVSLGFKALPTLCPPSARAPRSLSVQLAPFNKLISLRLSSSRSVSGFGWVLPQKLCTIAPLPQRLRSLTVVAAKGYKMKTHKASAKRFRVTGRGKIVRRGAGKQHLLYKKNSKRKLRLSKMHAVSRSDYDNVIGALPYLKVDRNAK; translated from the exons ATGGCTTGCGCAACGTTAACGGTGTCGTTGGGTTTCAAAGCCCTTCCCACATTATGTCCTCCTTCTGCTCGGGCCCCTCGCAGCCTCTCTGTCCAACTCGCTCCGTTCAACAAGCTGATTTCGCTCCGACTCAGTTCCTCGCGAAGCGTTTCTGGGTTCGGCTGGGTTCTTCCTCAGAAGCTCTGCACAATCGCTCCCCTCCCTCAGAGGCTTCGCTCTCTCACTGTTGTTGCTGCCAAAGGCTACAAAATGAAGACCCACAAG GCTTCAGCGAAGCGATTCAGGGTGACGGGTAGAGGAAAAATAGTTCGGAGGGGAGCTGGAAAGCAACATTTGCTGTATAAGAAGAACTCCAAGAGGAAATTACGACTGTCCAAAATG CATGCAGTCAGCCGGAGTGACTATGATAACGTGATTGGTGCCTTGCCGTATCTGAAAGTAGATAGAAATGCAAAGTAG
- the LOC108993119 gene encoding uncharacterized protein LOC108993119, translated as MEGKKVEVYHHCAHIERKDKIIETLRRRMETEADDKENDVTRPIDCEDILGEIFLRLPRKSFTQFKAVSKQWLEIISSDSFIRDYDTKNLPSLYSFHVKVQRTAHPIKLPSLSDDGRASSVVVGFHSFPRRYNSIIDSSNGLILYHSTDSDPCKPKAEKLKSFFFLRNPVTDQYFPIPVQPHGVLWPPSIRVGPTGEALAMGFAFDHSSNPPHLIVMEILRMRRNILRVISYSSYTRRWDFKDHELALPNQLDPEKESEYFRLYGPSTFLNGKLHWVSFWSIILAYDVKGASFSVIEGPVNGYIFNERKTPGGVYLGKSRERLIFIQFSFAGVFDRIVSLWTLENHHSCRWIPGYQIRMNNMPAHLTNKFWPLMATDRMDNKILYLSMEKKLYSYHVDKELFHCHTPDASEERHFYFLEMLHLLELPRCPPPILYNLYELPKFPPFIPPQHYFSALFGDGPFMGWHDFNDMLQSAAIP; from the exons ATGGAAGGCAAAAAAGTCGAAGTATATCATCACTGCGCGCACATAGAGAGGAAAGATAAAATCATAGAAACCTTACGTCGGCGGATGGAAACAGAGGCAGATGACAAAGAAAACGACGTGACACGGCCAATAGATTGTGAAGATATACTCGGAGAAATCTTTCTTCGATTGCCTCGAAAATCGTTTACTCAGTTTAAGGCTGTCTCGAAACAATGGCTTGAAATCATATCTTCTGATTCTTTCATTCGAGACTACGACACCAAGAATCTCCCATCCTTGTATTCCTTCCACGTGAAAGTGCAGCGTACAGCCCATCCAATAAAGCTACCATCACTCTCTGACGACGGCCGCGCTAGTTCTGTCGTCGTGGGGTTTCACAGCTTTCCTCGACGTTATAACTCCATTATTGATTCCTCCAATGGCTTGATACTCTACCACTCCACCGACAGTGACCCTTGCAAGCCAAAAGCAGAAAAGCTCAAAAGCTTCTTCTTTCTGCGAAACCCTGTCACGGATCAATACTTTCCAATCCCCGTGCAGCCTCACGGAGTACTCTGGCCCCCTTCGATCAGAGTTGGACCGACCGGCGAAGCGCTAGCCATGGGTTTCGCCTTTGATCATTCATCAAACCCACCCCATCTGATTGTAATGGAAATCCTTAGGATGCGCAGAAACATTTTACGAGTAATCTCCTACTCGTCTTATACTCGACGGTGGGATTTCAAAGATCATGAATTAGCTTTGCCAAACCAGCTCGACCCAGAAAAGGAGAGCGAATATTTCAGGTTATATGGTCCTTCTACGTTTCTCAATGGAAAGCTTCACTGGGTTTCGTTTTGGTCAATCATTCTTGCCTATGATGTAAAAGGAGCTAGCTTTTCTGTAATAGAAGGTCCTGTAAATGGATATATATTCAACGAAAGGAAAACTCCTGGAGGTGTGTACTTGGGAAAATCAAGAGAACGTCTAATCTTCATTCAATTCAGTTTCGCAGGTGTGTTTGATAGGATCGTATCTTTGTGGACTCTTGAGAATCACCATAGCTGCAGGTGGATTCCTGGGTATCAGATCAGGATGAACAATATGCCGGCACATCTCACAAACAAGTTTTGGCCGCTGATGGCAACGGATAGAATGGACAACAAAATACTTTACCTttctatggaaaaaaaattgtactcGTATCATGTCGACAAGGAGCTGTTTCATTGTCACACCCCTGATGCCTCCGAGgaaagacatttttattttttggaaatgCTTCATCTTCTTGAGTTGCCGCGGTGTCCCCCGCCGATCTTATACAATTTGTATGAGCTGCCCAAGTTTCCACCTTTTATACCCCCTCAGCATTACTTCTCTGCACTCTTTGGCGATGGTCCTTTTATGG GATGGCATGACTTCAACGATATGCTTCAATCAGCTGCAATTCCTTGA
- the LOC108993219 gene encoding uncharacterized protein LOC108993219 isoform X2 — protein sequence MVQSTKSVNLRPESETTPPTTASCRDKPVKLEIEDPLEEEHGPLTKRSKRSQASQEQCSYGSNAFPIPPSQYNPLDEPSPLGLQLRKSPSLLDLIQMKLSQGSGSSTGAVTSESFNAITKKESKGTAVSSSTDKLKASNFPASLLRIGSWEYKSRYEGDLVAKCYFAKHKLVWEVLEGGLKSKIEIQWSDIMALKASCPDNAPGTLNVVLARQPLFFRETNPQPRKHTLWQATADFTDGQASMHRQHYLQCPQGSLNKHFEKLIQCDMRLNFLSQQPERVLDSPYFEPRPSVFEDPEESKDHSFDKVDSGQGSMSGFQDVASPTTTQSSSWKIEQKLDSSGLTLESRLREIPSPSSGNGTSEAVDSMGPGNRDQIKLTGLHPSMSVSDLMSHIGQCISEQMTSGTLPTADEGSESHEILADIAQYLLNDNQLTSTSDEKSLMSRVNSLCCLLQKDSASVQNSQGNGESCTDGLDGGTGVEVKHKPEQMHDAKYRADLKVYEADTRDVSGSKQVPAMSRKDSFGDLLLQLPRIASLPKFLFNISEDDGGSKSR from the exons ATGGTGCAGTCGACGAAATCCGTGAATCTCAGGCCAGAGTCTGAAACGACACCGCCGACGACGGCGTCGTGTCGTGACAAGCCGGTGAAGTTGGAGATCGAGGACCCGTTGGAAGAAGAGCACGGGCCACTCACTAAGCGCTCGAAGCGTTCTCAGGCTTCTCAAGAG CAATGTAGTTATGGAAGTAATGCATTCCCTATCCCTCCTTCACAATACAACCCGCTTGATGAGCCTAGCCCGTTGGGTTTGCAGCTGAGGAAAAGCCCATCGCTCTTAGATTTAATTCAGATGAAGCTTTCTCAAGGGAGTGGTTCTAGTACAGGAGCTGTGACGAGTGAAAGTTTCAATGCAATAACTAAAAAGGAAAGTAAAGGAACTGCTGTATCAAGTAGTACTGACAAGCTAAAGGCTTCAAATTTTCCAGCTTCCCTTCTGAGGATTGGGAGTTGGGAG TATAAATCAAGATATGAAGGCGATTTAGTAGCAAAGTGTTACTTTGCCAAGCATAAGCTTGTTTGGGAAGTTCTTGAAGGTGGTCTGAAAAGTAAAATAGAAATCCAATGGTCAGATATTATGGCTCTGAAGGCCAGTTGTCCTGATAATGCACCTGGTACATTAAACGTCGTG TTAGCTAGACAGCCCCTTTTCTTCAGGGAGACCAACCCTCAGCCTAGAAAGCACACCTTATGGCAGGCTACTGCAGATTTCACAGATGGGCAGGCTAGCATGCACAG GCAACATTATCTGCAATGCCCGCAAGGCTCGTTAAACAAGCATTTTGAAAAGCTTATCCAGTGTGACATGCGCCTTAACTTCTTAAGCCAACAGCCAGAGAGAGTTTTGGATTCACCATACTTTGAACCACGGCCCTCTGTTTTTGAAGACCCAGAAGAATCTAAAGATCATAGTTTTGATAAAGTGGATAGTGGTCAAGGATCCATGTCTGGTTTCCAGGATGTAGCATCACCAACTACTACACAATCTTCTTCATGGAAGATCGAACAGAAACTGGATTCTTCTGGTTTGACATTGGAAAGTCGGTTACGAGAAATTCCTTCCCCCAGTTCAG GTAATGGAACTTCCGAAGCAGTTGATTCCATGGGTCCAGGAAACCGGGACCAGATAAAACTGACTGGGCTCCATCCGTCCATGTCAGTGagtgatttaatgagccatattGGACAATGTATCTCAGAACAGATGACTTCTGGAACTCTACCAACTGCTGATGAAGGCTCGGAATCTCATGAAATACTGGCGGACATTGCTCAGTACCTGCTCAACGACAATCAGTTAACTAGCACTTCTGATGAGAAATCCCTCATGTCAAGGGTCAATTCCCTCTGTTGCCTTCTGCAGAAGGACTCTGCTTCAGTCCAGAATTCCCAGGGTAATGGGGAAAGTTGCACCGATGGACTTGATGGTGGAACCGGCGTTGAAGTTAAGCACAAGCCTGAACAAATGCATGATGCTAAATATAGAGCTGATTTGAAGGTTTATGAAGCGGACACAAGGGATGTATCTGGCAGCAAGCAGGTACCAGCTATGTCAAGGAAAGATTCCTTTGGGGACCTGCTGCTCCAGCTCCCAAGAATTGCATCCCTCCCAAAGTTCTTGTTTAACATTTCAGAAGATGATGGTGGGAGTAAATCTAGATAG